Proteins encoded within one genomic window of Thermomicrobiales bacterium:
- a CDS encoding YbaK/EbsC family protein: MVQSADRILVRLHERQVPYRLLSIVPGPTPTSHPKLTTIAFRSGRGIWTLVVIRLGDTIDLARLARVIGVRPADLTPISAADAHDALGYDLDSLAPIPPTNQARVIFDEAVARLDIAWCGSGRAGQTLEIRVHDLLAIAGGRVVRLVRD; this comes from the coding sequence ATGGTTCAATCGGCCGACCGCATCCTCGTCCGGCTCCACGAACGGCAAGTTCCCTACCGACTCTTGTCGATTGTGCCCGGGCCGACGCCGACATCCCATCCGAAGCTGACGACGATCGCATTTCGCAGTGGCCGCGGCATCTGGACGCTCGTCGTCATCCGGCTCGGAGACACGATCGACCTCGCTCGCCTTGCGCGCGTCATCGGCGTCCGGCCCGCTGACCTCACGCCGATCTCCGCCGCAGATGCGCACGACGCGCTGGGCTACGATCTGGATAGCCTCGCCCCGATCCCGCCAACAAACCAGGCGCGCGTAATCTTCGACGAGGCCGTCGCGCGGCTCGACATCGCCTGGTGCGGATCGGGCCGCGCCGGTCAGACGCTCGAAATCCGCGTCCACGACCTGCTCGCGATCGCAGGGGGCCGCGTCGTGCGGCTGGTTCGTGATTAG
- a CDS encoding plastocyanin/azurin family copper-binding protein: protein MVNRRAFVRIAVGMALTPLVWACGGGDDATPSASPTAVGPQAFTINMTDAPSFDPADLTVSVGDTVTFFATGSAPHTATCDPTKLPGVAALPERAPVWDSGLLQPGQRFNVRLTVPGTYTYACTEHAAQGMVGTIVVEG from the coding sequence GTGGTCAATCGGCGCGCATTCGTTCGAATTGCAGTCGGCATGGCGCTCACCCCGCTCGTCTGGGCATGCGGAGGAGGCGACGATGCGACGCCATCTGCGTCACCAACGGCAGTCGGCCCGCAAGCGTTCACTATCAACATGACCGATGCGCCGTCGTTCGATCCCGCCGATCTGACGGTCAGCGTCGGCGACACCGTCACTTTCTTCGCGACCGGCAGCGCCCCCCACACAGCGACCTGCGATCCGACCAAACTCCCCGGCGTGGCCGCACTCCCGGAGCGCGCGCCCGTCTGGGACTCCGGCCTGCTCCAACCCGGCCAACGCTTCAACGTGCGCCTGACCGTCCCCGGCACCTACACCTACGCCTGCACCGAGCACGCCGCGCAGGGCATGGTCGGGACGATTGTGGTTGAGGGGTAA
- a CDS encoding methyltransferase domain-containing protein: protein MSDERSHRSILRSDAALDLTSDFWMHSHFRAMAEVYRSLLTQAELLPGDHVLDVGCGSGTHFAWLAAIIGPEGRIVGIDSDPENLDLARSRIAGEPWANQVELHAGPMSPLPFADGSFDAVWCAGSLQYVADPVGAIRDMVRVVRQGGKVAIQDVEMHPMLLGPMPDNLLIALKDCLPRGETGTDEGYVDWFTGHKLRGYLLEAGVREVRGYLRMREYVHPLTTDERRFLDVAIPYLCTESPGIPTLRAEQQAALSQLVEPANDAPILAQPDFQFVEGRALAVGVR, encoded by the coding sequence ATGTCTGACGAACGGTCGCACCGCTCGATTCTGCGCAGCGATGCAGCGCTGGACCTGACCAGCGACTTCTGGATGCATAGCCACTTCCGCGCGATGGCCGAGGTCTATCGCTCGCTGCTGACGCAGGCCGAACTGCTACCCGGCGACCACGTCCTCGATGTCGGCTGTGGCAGCGGCACGCACTTCGCCTGGCTGGCTGCCATCATTGGCCCCGAGGGCAGGATCGTCGGGATCGACTCCGACCCGGAGAATCTCGATCTCGCGCGCAGCCGGATCGCCGGTGAGCCGTGGGCGAATCAGGTCGAGCTCCACGCAGGCCCGATGTCGCCACTCCCCTTTGCCGATGGATCATTCGATGCTGTCTGGTGCGCCGGATCGCTGCAATACGTCGCCGACCCGGTCGGTGCGATCCGCGATATGGTCCGCGTCGTCCGACAGGGCGGCAAGGTCGCGATTCAGGATGTCGAGATGCACCCGATGCTCCTCGGCCCGATGCCGGACAACCTGCTCATCGCGCTAAAGGACTGCCTGCCGCGTGGCGAGACCGGCACCGATGAAGGGTATGTCGACTGGTTCACCGGCCACAAGCTACGCGGCTATCTGCTGGAGGCCGGCGTGCGTGAGGTGCGTGGCTACCTCCGCATGCGCGAGTATGTCCATCCGCTGACGACCGATGAGCGTCGCTTCCTGGATGTCGCGATCCCCTATCTCTGCACCGAGTCGCCGGGCATCCCGACACTGCGCGCCGAGCAGCAGGCAGCACTCAGCCAGCTTGTCGAGCCGGCCAATGACGCGCCGATCCTGGCGCAGCCGGACTTCCAGTTTGTTGAAGGACGGGCGCTGGCGGTCGGCGTTCGATAG
- a CDS encoding MOSC domain-containing protein: MTKPTQPEIRLLAGLGVDGDTHAGVSVQHRARVARNPDQPNLRQVHLIHEELFAELLPKGFAMDAGVMGENVTTRDLDLLGLPTGTRLRLGDEALIEITGLRNPCALLDDIQPGLMKATLDRDEEGNLIRKAGIMAVVLTSGVVHPNDPIEVILPEEPHTPLVPV, encoded by the coding sequence ATGACGAAACCAACACAGCCGGAGATTCGATTGCTCGCCGGTCTTGGTGTCGATGGCGATACTCACGCCGGTGTCTCTGTTCAGCATCGTGCACGCGTCGCACGCAACCCGGATCAGCCAAACCTGCGTCAGGTGCATCTGATCCACGAGGAACTATTCGCAGAACTCCTGCCGAAAGGCTTCGCGATGGATGCTGGCGTGATGGGCGAGAACGTGACAACCCGTGATCTCGATCTACTCGGCCTGCCAACCGGCACACGGCTGCGTCTTGGTGACGAAGCGTTGATCGAGATTACCGGGCTGCGCAATCCATGCGCACTGCTCGACGACATTCAGCCAGGTCTGATGAAGGCAACGCTGGATCGCGACGAAGAAGGCAATCTCATTCGGAAGGCCGGGATCATGGCCGTCGTCCTCACCAGCGGTGTTGTCCACCCAAATGATCCAATCGAAGTCATTCTGCCGGAGGAGCCGCACACACCCCTTGTTCCGGTCTGA